The sequence below is a genomic window from Sceloporus undulatus isolate JIND9_A2432 ecotype Alabama chromosome 5, SceUnd_v1.1, whole genome shotgun sequence.
ctgcaccaaagctgcactccagttcttaggaatggagtgtggctttggcgcgacctccggactcataggacccatgcatcatttaaatagcatacctccaaagagacccaaagcagctttattttggcagtctgaaacaggcctatgaaagctcatgctgccaacttctttcttttggttagtcacaaagatgctataagatcttTTCACATATTgacagaaagaagctgggagcaggagTTTCTGAGGAAACTAGCTGAAGTTTAGgaacacttctttctttcagtggggctctatccacactgaagaattactcctgtttgacatccctttaactgccctggctcagtgctatgtaattctgggaactgtagttttatgagtatGTTGAGGTATCTTTGAGacttagttttgtgagacatttagtcttctctgttagggagctctggcaccacaacaaactacagtccccaggatttcacaacattgaaccagggcagttaaagccgtgtcaaactgggttattcctgcagtgtggaggGAGCTTTCGCCTCAAAGGGACTCACTCCCTTGGCATACTTTCattgacagtacttgcccatagggaatcactggagaatacttgcccaatGATTCCCCAGTGTATACCCCAATGATTCTGCATGGGGGaaatatggtttctctatggTCAAGAACtcccctatgattccctatgggcaagaattccccaattattctctatgggcaagcattcctcAATGTaaccctatgggcaaatattctccaatggctccctatgggcaaatattccccagtgattttctatgggcaaatatagtttccctatgggaaagtagtgtcatttgttttagtacgtcCTCAACcttaagatttcttcagaggggttttgccattggctgagagagtgtgacttgcctaaagtttACTCAGTacgcttccatggctgagcagggacttgaaccttggtctcccagcccagtggcccccaaactgtgccctttaagagattttggacttcagctcccagaagcctcagccatgttggccaatggtctggcattctgggacctgaagtccaaaatcccttaaaagaaCAGAGTTTGAGGACCTAGCCCAATACTGAAGCCACACTACACCAAGTTCTGGCTTGTTCCTATTTCTTCAATGTATATCCAAGCCAAGGAGCCAGTGTAGCTTagtaggtttgagtgttgggactaagactctggagaccagggttcgaatcccagctcagccatggaaacccaccgggtgagctttcgcgagtcacactctctcagccccagataaTCCcttattagggtcaccataaatcaggtaTGACTTGAAAGGGATGCCTCcacaaactctctcagcctcagaggatggcaattggaGTGGCAACCCTcccatgaagaaacttgccttgAAAACCCTATATATTGTTGCCACAAGTTACAAAACAATATCcagccatcctgaggctgagaataagACTCGCCCAAGCAGTGTTTCATGCCccaatgggatttgaacccagatcccGAGCCTCAAACCCAACACTCtaaaaccagtggtccccaaactgtgccctttaagggcttttggacttcagctccaagaatcccagactattgaccaacgtagctgaggcttctgggagctgaagtccaaaagcccttaaataAAGGGCAGTTTGGGGGACCACTCAGATGTCCAaactcagatattttggacttcagttcccagaaacctcggccactttgggattctgggatcccTCTTCTTCTATTTGAGACTTTTAATCCCAATATTTAACTCTTAAACTGCCCCATAAAGAGATCTGACTCCTATACTTTTCCTAAAGCACAGATCTGGGCTAAATCCAGAAATACAGTAATCCGGTTTGAGCCCAATCGGAAGtgccatggaactctgggaactgtagtttcccaGTCCAAACGGAAGCCcaaaccactgctctaaccactacCCCAGACTCCACCTTAACTTTTTTTATCAAAAGCTTTATTTTAACTAGGttaccccaccactctccaaacaCTGCTAACCCACTTATAACTGCtccgttgcattctgggacttgtagtccagcgAGGCCCGAGAGCTCTGCAGCTGAACGTTCCAATACTCCTctttaaactacaagtcccagaatgcaacaggaggaggcacCCAAAGTGAAAACAGCCGCACTAAAGTAGTGCGATAACctaaaggaggggaagggggttAAAGAGGACTCCAGCTCTTTCTCTGAGGCTTTGGGTGGCTCTTAAAAGAGCCTTTGGGTTTCGATAAGAGCGACGACGGCGAGGGCATGccggcttctcctccttcttcctcctccatctctaCTTCTTCTTGGCAGCCGCCTTCTTGGCTTTGGCCGCCTTGGGCTTGGCGGCTTTGGGCTTGGCCGTCTTGGGCTTCACAGCCTTGGCCTTGGCGGGGCTCTTGGCCACTTTCTTGGGCTTCACCGGCTTGGCCTTTTTGGGGCTCTTGGCGGCGGCTTTCTTGGCGGCGGGCTTCTTAGGCTTCTTGGGGCTCTTCTTGGCGGCTGCTCCTCCAGAGGCGGCTGCCTTCTTAGGCTTCTTGACAGCGGGCTTCTTGGCTCCAGGCTTCTTAGCAGCCGCCTTGGGGGCCTTCTTCTTGGGGGCCTTCTCCTTGGCGCCGCCCTCGGAGGCCTTCTTGCCGATCTTGAAGGAGCCCGAGGCGCCGATGCCTTTGGTGTGCACCAGCGTCCCTTTGCTCACAAGGCTCTTCAGCCCCAACTTGATGCGGCTGTTGTTCTTCTCAACATCGTACCCGCCGGCGGCTAAGGCTTTCTTCAAAGCCGCCAAAGAGACCCCTTTGCGCTCCTTGGAAGCCGCCACAGCTTTGGTCAAAAGCTCCGTCACGCTGGGGCCAGAGGCCTTACGGGGCTTGGAGCCGGCGGCTTTCTTAGCCTTCTTGGCGGGGGCTTTGGAAGCCGCCACGGGAGCCGCGGAGGCGGCGGTGACAGCCACAGCCGGCGCGGTTTCGGACATAGCGAAGAGCAAAGGAATCACAGAGAGCTCCGAACGCAACGAGAGTCTGAGCGAAAGTGATCCCAAGTAGGTCAGGCGCGGGGTATTTATAGAGGAGCTCGGCTCCTGATTGGTCGGTTGCAGAAGCCGACGCCCCGCCCACTCCCTAgcattccaaaatgaaaaaaaacaacaccaaggGCTCCTTTCTCAAGGCTGAGTTTGTGTTTCTTTGGGGCGAATAAAGGGGCATTTTCTCCCCATACCCCCCACCAATTCACCCCATTTTCCCACCTACGGAAAGCCCCAAGGGTCCTTTTCCTACATCTCTTTTCCAGGGCTGGTGAAAAACtgggatcttttttaaaagggctGGGAAGCTCCTCTTGCACCTTCCCTGGAGCCCTCCAAAGAGGGAAAGTTTTGTTTTTCTGGCTAAATTCAAGCCATGCGAAATGGGAATCGGTTTAAAAAAGAGTGCAGGCGGCTTCTTGGGGTTGTCCTCCACCCAGCAAGGCTCGATACCGGATTGTGGTGTGGATCCCCTCCTGGTAAACCGGTTTGGAAGCACCAGAGGTAACACAGGGCTTCCACCAAGTCGAGCCACCATTGCTAATCAGCAGAGACTCCAAAGCTACAGGGAAAGGGCTTCGAGATTAGAATGGCTTGCACAGCATGCACCGCATATgggtggcattattattattattattattattattattattaattgtaagGCTCCTCCCTTCTTTGATTTGAGACTGTAATCCCAATATTTCCCTCTAAACTACACCATAAAGAGATAGACTCTCCTATAGTTTCCCTGCATCTGATCAATGCACCTCTGGAGTTCTGTATCATTAATaaaatgtatgtgtgcatttaCTTAGTAAATTCTGTGTCATTTACTCATCCCCCTTAATAAAACCTAAAACTTATTATGAAACAAGAccctggagttctgtgtgatttcaGAGCTGTATCCTGAGGTTGCTGTTGCCCCAAATGAACTGTATGTCTCCCCTTTGGGCTAAGTATccaattcccctaaaagcatggCCCTTGtttgtgggtgtcctccccaACAGTTTGGGTAACAGACATTttgggtttggggtttgttttttcccTACAcataaggctgaaatggaggacatgtccaggaaaaggagggcgcTTGGTTGCTCCGCATCAGTAAGGAAATGTTGCCTTGAAGCCTCTCTTGTTTCCCACACAAACTTGTTCGCTTCTCAGGCTTTCCTTTGACAGTTATTATGACCATGAGGCACAATGGgaacattatacacacacacacacacacacacacacacacacacatatatatatatatatatttcaaccaGGAATAGAACTAAATTCCATGGAAAACCAGGCCGTTTGTTTACTCCTTTAGAATAAGAGAG
It includes:
- the LOC121932297 gene encoding histone H1.11L-like codes for the protein MSETAPAVAVTAASAAPVAASKAPAKKAKKAAGSKPRKASGPSVTELLTKAVAASKERKGVSLAALKKALAAGGYDVEKNNSRIKLGLKSLVSKGTLVHTKGIGASGSFKIGKKASEGGAKEKAPKKKAPKAAAKKPGAKKPAVKKPKKAAASGGAAAKKSPKKPKKPAAKKAAAKSPKKAKPVKPKKVAKSPAKAKAVKPKTAKPKAAKPKAAKAKKAAAKKK